In a genomic window of Erigeron canadensis isolate Cc75 chromosome 5, C_canadensis_v1, whole genome shotgun sequence:
- the LOC122600732 gene encoding uncharacterized exonuclease domain-containing protein At3g15140 yields the protein MAINIFRVPLFRHSSCVSLNSFLPPLFTASPPILPRSKFTVSASISSQESLISSENNYYPYNNMSNIRWKPMCLYFTQDKCTMMEDSTHLHKFNHDFILENDGLNTAEYKNKHSGHLDYFLVLDLEGKVEILEFPVLMIDAETTDVVAFFHRFVRPSEMSEDRINQYIEGKYGKFGVDRVWHDTAIPFNEVIIQFEEWMTKHNLRSKEVGGPLDRAAFVTCGNWDIKTKIPQQCKVSKMKLPSYFMEWINLKDIYLNFYKRRAPGMRTMMNELKIPMLGSHHLGIDDAKNIARVMQRMLADGAVLNITARRSPLVPESVEFLFENRIK from the exons ATGGCAATTAATATATTTAGGGTTCCTCTGTTTCGCCATTCTTCTTGTGTATCATTAAATTCTTTTTTACCACCTCTTTTTACCGCCTCTCCGCCAATTTTACCACGTAGTAAATTCACTGTTTCCGCTTCAATTTCTTCACAAGAATCGTTAATTTCATCTGAAAATAATTATTACCCTTATAATAATATGAGTAATATTCGTTGGAAACCAATGTGTTTGTATTTTACCCAAGATAAATGCACCATG ATGGAAGATTCCACTCACTTACACAAATTCAATCATGATTTTATTTTGGAGAATGATGGACTAAATACTGCCGAGTACAAGAATAAGCACTCCGGGCATTTGGATTACTTCCTCGTGCTTGATTTGGAAGGGAAAGTTGAGATTCTTGAATTTCCTGTGTTAATGATTGATGCCGAAACCACGGATGTTGTAGCTTTCTTTCACAG GTTTGTTAGGCCTTCAGAAATGAGTGAAGACAGAATTAATCAATATATTGAAGGAAAGTATGGAAAATTTGGAGTTGACCG GGTTTGGCATGATACAGCTATTCCATTCAACGAAGTTATAATACAATTTGAAGAATGGATGACAAAGCATAATTTGAGAAGCAAGGAGGTTGGTGGGCCACTTGACCGAGCTGCATTTGTAACCTG TGGGAATTGGGATATTAAAACAAAGATACCCCAGCAATGCAAAGTATCAAAAATGAAGCTGCCCTCATACTTCATGGAATGGATCAACTTGAAGGACATATACCTTAACTTTTACAAGAGAAGG GCTCCTGGAATGCGTACAATGATGAATGAATTGAAGATACCGATGCTAGGAAGCCACCATCTTGGCATTGATGACGCAAAGAACATAGCCAGAGTGATGCAGCGTATGCTTGCAGATGGAGCAGTTTTGAACATTACTGCAAGACGGAGCCCTCTTGTTCCTGAAAGTGTCGAATTCCTCTTTGAGAATCGTATCAAGTAG
- the LOC122599611 gene encoding probable aminotransferase TAT2 has protein sequence MEVPTNVTIKGILGMLMANVNVDDDKKKKCISLGMGDPTAFSCFTTTCVAKDAVIDALNSQKFDGYSPTVGLLQTRRAISEYLSVNLPYKLSPDDVYVTAGCTQAIEVAISILATPNANILVPRPGFPIYELCAAFRNVEIRHFDLLPENGWEVDLDAVDALADQNTVAIVIINPGNPCGNVYSYQHLKKIAETAKKHKIVVIADEVYGHLAFGANPFVPMGVFGSMVPVLTLGSLSKRWIVPGWRLGWFVTTDPNAIFKNSKTVERLKKYFDICGGPATFIQAAVPQILKETSDAFFTRTLSILKHTADLCVIKIKDIPCLTCPTKPQGSMAVMMKLNVSLLKDITDDVDFCFKVAKEESVILLPGRTVGLKNWVRITFAAEPSSLEEALDRVKSFYYRHSYEQNGSA, from the exons ATGGAAGTACCAACAAATGTGACAATTAAAGGGATACTTGGAATGTTGATGGCAAATGTAAATGTTGAtgatgataagaaaaaaaaatgtatatcttTAGGGATGGGTGACCCAACTGCTTTTTCTTGTTTTACAACAACTTGTGTTGCTAAAGATGCTGTTATTGATGCTTTAAACTCTCAGAAATTTGATGGGTATTCACCAACTGTTGGCCTTCTTCAAACAAGAAG GGCAATTTCTGAATATTTGTCCGTTAATCTACCGTATAAGTTATCCCCGGATGATGTGTATGTAACAGCAGGCTGCACGCAAGCGATAGAAGTTGCCATATCGATTCTAGCTACACCAAATGCAAATATATTGGTTCCAAGACCAGGATTCCCAATCTATGAACTTTGTGCTGCTTTTAGAAATGTTGAAATTCGCCATTTTGACCTTCTCCCTGAGAATGGTTGGGAGGTTGACCTTGATGCTGTTGATGCATTGGCTGATCAGAATACCGTTGCTATTGTAATTATTAACCCCGGGAACCCATGTGGTAATGTTTATAGTTATCAACATTTAAAGAAG ATTGCTGAAACTGCCAAAAAGCACAAGATTGTGGTTATAGCAGATGAAGTTTATGGGCATTTAGCTTTTGGAGCGAACCCTTTTGTGCCAATGGGTGTTTTCGGATCTATGGTGCCTGTTCTTACACTTGGGTCATTGTCAAAAAGATGGATTGTTCCTGGTTGGAGGCTTGGGTGGTTTGTGACCACTGATCCTAACGCAATTTTCAAAAATTCCAAG ACCGTTGAGCGCCTTAAGAAGTATTTTGATATTTGCGGTGGTCCAGCAACCTTTATACAG GCTGCAGTACCTCAAATATTGAAGGAGACAAGTGACGCCTTCTTCACAAGAACTCTCAGCATACTTAAACACACGGCGGATCTCTgtgtcataaaaataaaagacatcCCTTGCTTAACATGCCCAACAAAACCGCAGGGATCCATGGCTGTGATGATGAAGCTCAATGTTTCACTACTAAAAGATATCACTGATGACGTCGACTTCTGCTTCAAGGTCGCTAAAGAAGAGTCTGTAATCCTTCTTCCAG GACGTACAGTGGGACTAAAGAATTGGGTCCGGATAACTTTCGCCGCAGAACCATCTTCTCTTGAAGAAGCTCTTGACAGAGTGAAATCCTTTTACTATAGGCATTCTTATGAACAAAATGGTTCAGCTTGA
- the LOC122599445 gene encoding uncharacterized protein LOC122599445 — translation MRLSRAAILNKNRNKRVIRAKQKHKRLDAICETTYTENRVRIESPRASEANGDTSEVRRSGRVRRAPLVLDASPPPVKKRRKVNEDGDRGRGVVRLKIESDSLGLEEEEEEGEWKSRLRARGRKVSFVSEEASSPRSKKKLFARVDDGKENGMDSGLGDDKGGLVGKSLMVVQSKRPGRIKASNVVSNGDIGLVNIDKDGEDATDLPVVGDENKSILLDERLTDNGAVVGSSEQGKEVPVSVGSDDIAKDMVQSDEQSTPVEQAESRENENGCFHQEVIGVSGDGGEDRTFDVNHPPEDSTKKVGEDKYSPAHRPHKPRIKKGRCCGLCGGGNDGKPPKKLMHDGAGSDNEEYSGSSSSEEPTYDLLDGFGDEPGWLGQLLGPINDRFGIAGIWVHQHCAVWSPEVYFAGLGCLKNVRSALFRGKVLKCSRCGRRGATIGCRVDRCPKTYHLPCARVNGCIFDHRKFLIACTDHRHLFQPHGRKYFDRLKKIKTKKLKLELRKLCNDAWRKDHEAEEKWLENCGEDEEFLKRESKRLQRDLLRIAPVYIGGSTSENQQPFHGWESVGGLQEVIQSLKEVVILPLLYPEFFNNIGLTPPRGVLLHGYPGTGKTLVVRSLIGSCARGDRRIAYFARKGADCLGKYVGDAERQLRLLFQVAEKSQPSIIFFDEIDGLAPSRTRQQDQTHNSVVSTLLALLDGLKSRGSVVVIGATNRPDAIDPALRRPGRFDREIYFPLPSVKDREAILSLHTQKWPTPVAGSLLKLIAKETVGFAGADLQALCTQTAIIALKRSCPWEKLLTTAEEKGPYGKRPVLPTFAVQERDWLEALSSAPPPCSRREAGMAANDIVSSPIPVHLFPCMLQSLSDFLVSLYLDERVCLPPSLSKAAAVIKTVIVSALDRKKENSDCWWSQVQDLLKEADVARDVESNLLRANVLVLNNNFSGLDAFNDDTDDQHAKFGPSKVHNGFLQNNLVSGLSHSSGKKLGFCVLISGSPRSGQRHLASCILHSFVGNAVLQKVDLATMLQEGAGDMVQGLTQILVRCASVGSCMVFMPRIDLWAIETCHRVSEDNCVSSKSVGLSDADDLVSRASDLWRSFVEQAESIFISSSLMILATTEVPFELLPLRITDFFGKNKQNLSSSNNTGSTVPRYSVHVEGNFDRDMVIGSSATKLSNDVARYFVELIHHKTHIQESSIMGNKSYGNVEADVDTVRANLDSDIAIEYRSKLQTSTPPPNKKEEKGKSNLLSAISTFGYQILQYPHFAELCWVTSKLKEGPSAEIDGPWKSWPFNSCIIRPNDSSGNVKSKEKHGIVRGLTAVGLSAYRGVYSSLREVSAAVREVLEILTSLINAKVEGGKDRYQFVHLLSQVAYLEDMVNSWAYTLQSFEAPQPFKSITKLYENKTTEDAVFEGENCMDKPQHLEHEKENTVGDEYTNQLVSVINESNHIIETQGSTSFKDQADTHTHVVNGSNGVLECSEIKFMVHSNGFACEESVAIQNDGPCSSIVKFDANDNSVDKNMNIDLSVDPAAKSAVTPSGVCLYRFCSKCMFSLQHVMRRILVSQWHKSSTWTTEDVHDTVTSLSLNLYTAVREFCQSESRDNIRTFFESREVGTCECEISGNRVTMGMECGCHSESSSTTGHGLDSELIFRNGVVTVLDPETDVSFHCKFQTLCLCSLIEYIVMTKQPSG, via the exons ATGCGATTATCTAGGGCTgctattttgaataaaaataggAATAAGAGAGTAATTAGGGCGAAACAGAAACATAAGAGGCTTGATGCGATATGTGAGACTACGTATACTGAGAATCGTGTTAGGATAGAGTCTCCGAGAGCGAGTGAAGCTAATGGCGATACGTCGGAGGTTAGACGGAGTGGAAGGGTGAGACGAGCGCCGTTAGTGCTGGATGCGTCTCCGCCTCCTGTTAAGAAGAGGCGGAAGGTAAACGAGGATGGGGATAGGGGAAGGGGAGTTGTGCGTTTGAAAATAGAGTCGGATTCGTTGGGgttggaggaggaggaagaagagGGTGAATGGAAGAGTAGGTTGAGAGCTAGGGGTAGGAAGGTGAGTTTTGTGAGTGAAGAGGCGTCGTCTCCCAGGAGTAAGAAGAAGCTTTTTGCTCGTGTGGATGATGGTAAGGAAAATGGGATGGATTCAGGATTAGGTGACGATAAAGGTGGTTTGGTTGGGAAAAGCTTGATGGTTGTGCAGTCAAAGCGACCTGGCAGAATTAAAGCTTCAAATGTTGTGAGCAATGGAGATATTGGTTTGGTAAACATTGATAAAGATGGGGAAGATGCAACTGATCTACCTGTAGTAGGAGACGAGAATAAAAGCATTTTGTTGGATGAACGGTTAACTGATAATGGTGCTGTTGTTGGGTCATCAGAGCAGGGGAAGGAAGTTCCAGTTAGTGTTGGTTCCGATGACATTGCCAAAGATATGGTACAATCTGATGAACAGAGTACACCAGTGGAGCAAGCTGAATCCCGGGAGAACGAAAATGGTTGTTTTCATCAAGAAGTTATCGGTGTCTCAGGAGATGGTGGTGAAGATCGTACCTTCGATGTTAATCATCCACCAGAGGATAGCACTAAAAAGGTCGGTGAAGACAAGTATTCTCCGGCTCATAGACCGCATAAACCCCGGATCAAGAAGGGAAGATGTTGTGGTTTGTGTGGGGGAGGAAATGATGGTAAACCTCCGAAAAAGTTAATGCATGATGGGGCTGGCAGCGATAATGAGGAATACAGTGGATCCTCTTCGTCTGAGGAACCCACATATGATTTATTAGATGGATTTGGTGATGAGCCAGGCTGGCTTGGACAACTCTTGGGACCTATAAATGACCGGTTTGGGATTGCTGGAATATGGGTCCACCAACATTGTGCCGTATGGAGTCCAGAG GTTTATTTTGCCGGTTTGGGATGCTTGAAAAATGTGAGATCAGCTCTTTTCAGAGGGAAGGTATTGAAATGCAGCAGGTGTGGTAGGAGAGGAGCTACAATTGGATGCCGTGTGGACAGGTGCCCAAAAACATATCACCTG CCTTGTGCTCGTGTAAACGGTTGCATATTTGATCACCGTAAGTTTCTCATAGCCTGCACAGACCATCGACATCTATTTCAACCACATGGACGCAAATATTTTGACAgattaaagaaaattaaaactaaaaagctGAAATTAGAACTGAGAAAGCTCTGTAATGATGCCTGGCGGAAGGATCATGAAGCAGAAGAGAAGTGGTTAGAGAATTGTGGGGAAGATGAGGAATTCTTAAAACGTGAAAGCAAGAGGCTTCAGCGAGATTTGTTGAGGATTGCCCCTGTTTATATTGGAGGGTCAACATCAGAAAACCAACAACCTTTCCATGGTTGGGAATCTGTTGGTGGGCTTCAAGAGGTAATCCAATCTTTGAAGGAAGTTGTTATATTGCCCCTATTATATCCAGAGTTCTTTAACAATATTGGGCTTACTCCTCCTAGAGGAGTCCTTTTGCATGGATATCCTGGAACTGGTAAAACTTTGGTTGTTCGCTCATTAATCGGTTCGTGTGCACGTGGCGATAGACGAATCGCTTATTTTGCTCGTAAAGGTGCAGACTGTTTAGGGAAATATGTTGGTGATGCTGAGCGCCAGCTCAGACTTCTCTTTCAGGTGGCTGAGAAATCTCAACCGTCAATAATATTCTTCGATGAGATTGATGGCTTGGCTCCTTCACGCACTAGGCAACAAGACCAGACACATAATTCTGTTGTGTCCACTTTACTTGCTCTACTCGATGGTCTAAAATCAAGAGGATCAGTTGTAGTAATAGGTGCAACAAATCGTCCTGATGCTATCGATCCAGCTTTAAGGCGTCCTGGGAGATTTGATAGAGAAATTTATTTCCCACTTCCTTCAGTTAAAGATCGTGAAGCTATTCTATCACTTCATACCCAGAAATGGCCAACACCTGTGGCTGGATCATTATTGAAGTTGATTGCAAAAGAAACCGTGGGGTTTGCTGGTGCTGACCTGCAGGCTCTTTGTACTCAAACAGCTATTATAGCATTAAAAAGGAGTTGTCCATGGGAAAAGCTTCTCACAACTGCTGAAGAGAAAGGGCCTTATGGTAAACGTCCAGTTCTCCCCACATTTGCAGTTCAAGAGAGAGACTGGTTGGAAGCTCTTTCAAGTGCACCACCTCCGTGTTCTCGCAGAGAGGCGGGAATGGCAGCTAACGATATAGTTTCGTCTCCTATTCCGGTTCATCTTTTTCCATGTATGCTGCAATCACTTTCGGATTTTCTTGTTTCATTGTATTTAGATGAACGTGTCTGTTTGCCGCCTTCTCTTTCTAAAGCTGCAGCAgttatcaaaactgtaattgtCTCTGCCTTGGATAGAAAGAAAGAGAATAGTGACTGTTGGTGGTCTCAAGTTCAGGATTTGCTCAAAGAAGCTGATGTTGCAAGGGATGTAGAATCAAATCTGTTACGTGCCAATGTTTtggttttaaataataatttttctgGTTTGGACGCCTTTAATGATGATACTGATGACCAGCATGCTAAGTTTGGACCCTCTAAAGTGCACAATGGATTCTTGCAAAATAATTTGGTGTCTGGTCTATCTCATTCATCTGGAAAGAAGCTGGGTTTTTGTGTATTAATATCTGGTAGTCCAAGAAGTGGCCAGAGGCATCTCGCTTCTTGCATCCTTCATTCTTTTGTTGGAAATGCTGTGCTTCAGAAAGTCGATTTGGCTACCATGTTGCAGGAAGGAGCAGGAGACATGGTTCAGGGGCTGACTCAAATTTTAG TGAGATGCGCCAGTGTTGGTTCATGTATGGTATTCATGCCAAGAATTGATCTGTGGGCCATAGAAACATGCCATCGAGTGAGCGAAGACAATTGTGTCTCATCAAAATCTGTTGGATTGTCCGATGCTGATGATTTAGTTTCAAGGGCCTCTGATCTTTGGAGGTCATTTGTCGAGCAAGCGGAGTCCATATTCATCAGTTCATCCTTGATGATATTG GCCACAACTGAAGTTCCTTTCGAATTGCTCCCCCTAAGAATTACGGATTTCTTTGGCAAAAATAAACAGAATCTCAGTTCTTCAAATAACACAGGGAGTACTGTACCAAGATATTCTGTACATGTTGAGGGGAATTTTGACCGTGATATGGTCATCGGTTCATCTGCAACTAAATTATCAAATGACGTGGCTCGATATTTTGTTGAGCTGATTCATCATAAAACGCATATTCAGGAAAGTTCAATTATGGGTAATAAATCTTATGGCAATGTTGAAGCTGACGTTGATACAGTACGCGCTAACCTAGACTCTGACATAGCCATAGAATATAGGTCAAAACTTCAAACATCTACACCCCCGCCTAACAAAAAGGAGGAGAAAGGGAAATCCAACTTGTTGTCAGCAATATCAACATTTGGCTACCAGATCTTGCAATATCCCCATTTTGCTGAACTTTGTTGGGTAACATCGAAGTTAAAGGAAGGCCCTTCTGCTGAAATTGATGGGCCTTGGAAGAGCTGGCCTTTTAACTCTTGTATTATTCGACCTAATGATAGTTCTGGCAATGttaaaagcaaagaaaaacatggtatAGTTCGTGGCTTAACTGCTGTTGGTTTATCAGCTTATAGAGGTGTGTACTCCTCCCTAAGAGAAGTTTCAGCAGCTGTTCGGGAGGTATTGGAGATTTTAACTTCACTAATTAATGCCAAAGTTGAGGGTGGGAAAGATAGATACCAATTTGTTCATCTGTTATCGCAAGTCGCTTATCTTGAAGATATGGTAAATAGCTGGGCATACACACTGCAGAG TTTTGAGGCACCTCAACCCTTTAAGTCAATCACAAAGCTTTACGAGAACAAGACTACAGAAGATGCTGTTTTTGAAGGTGAAAATTGCATGGACAAACCACAACATCTGGAACATGAGAAAGAAAATACTGTAGGAGATGAATACACCAACCAGTTAGTTTCTGTGATTAACGAATCGAACCATATTATAGAAACTCAAGGGTCTACTTCCTTCAAGGATCAAGCAGATACTCATACTCACGTagtaaacgggtcaaatggggtTCTAGAATGTTCAGAGATCAAATTCATGGTACATTCTAATGGATTTGCTTGTGAAGAATCAGTTGCCATCCAAAATGATGGCCCTTGTAGCTCAATTGTAAAGTTTGATGCAAATGATAACTCAGTtgataaaaatatgaatattgACTTGTCTGTGGACCCAGCTGCTAAGTCTGCAGTTACTCCGTCTGGTGTATGCTTGTATCGTTTTTGCTCGAAATGCATGTTCAGCCTGCAGCATGTGATGCGAAGGATTCTGGTCAGTCAGTGGCACAAATCAAGTACTTGGACAACAGAGGATGTTCATGACACAGTAACAtcattatctttaaatctttacACAGCTGTAAGGGAATTTTGTCAATCTGAAAGTCGGGATAATATTAGGACATTTTTTGAAAGTCGGGAAGTGGGGACTTGTGAATGTGAAATTTCTGGAAATAGAGTAACCATGGGGATGGAGTGTGGTTGCCATTCAGAAAGCAGCAGCACAACTGGACATGGACTTGATTCAGAATTAATTTTCAGAAATGGTGTAGTAACCGTGTTAGACCCTGAAACCGATGTTTCTTTTCACTGTAAATTTCAGACACTATGCCTTTGTTCTCTTATAGAGTATATAGTAATGACCAAACAGCCTTCTGGTTGA